In Pseudanabaena sp. ABRG5-3, the genomic window TAAGTGCCTTAGATTGCCTTGTTAGGGTTTGCTTGTAGTCAGGATCGCCAGATATACGCGAGTAAGTTTTAGCCCAAATATGTCGCTCTACTGGTTCTCTGTACCTTGCTAATGCTTGCCTTACACTGTCAGCAGATACGACCCCATGAAATATTCCAAATACTGCATCAAATAAGCCTTTAGCATCAATGCTTACACCCGTCTCGATAGTTGGTGTGCAGATAACTAAATCGTAACCAGATAGGCGATCGCAGATATTCGCATCCGTCAAAATCCTGTATGCAGGATGATTGGGATTTTGAACTGTGTGCGAATCAATTAGAAGTGTTTTGAGGTGCGGATATTGCTTGTTAACCATCCGCTCAATGTTCACGCCCGAATACCTACCTTTACGTTTTTGGCTGTCGAGATGCAGAATACATTTTTTACCAATGCCCAAGTATTCAAATAACTTTTGCTGTAGTCCCGTTGGTGCGTTGTCAGAATAAATAGTTACGTTCCAAGGTTCCTCAAATAGATAATTATTCAGGACGATGTAAGGCTCAAAGTCTGGACGGTTAATTAGTCCTGATGCGAACTCGATAGCAGTATTTGTTAAGTCAGCATCAAGTAACCAAGTGCGATCGCATTCTTGCAATAGTTGCGTAAACATGGCGATCGTATCGACGCGACGGGATTCTATATCGGTTGTCGAGTTGAGTAAATGCCAGATACTTTGCTCAGCTTCATCTAGGATAATCTCGCAATCTTTCCAGTCATCAGGATTAATTTTGTGTAGGCTGTCCCACGTTGTGACCATGCCGAATAGAGATATCTCAGTAGCGATCGCCGCCTTAATATCCCCTGTCGCATTTTCTAACTCGTAATGGGTTCGCAGTCCTAAACGATGCCCTAATTGTTGGGTTAGTTGCGAGCGATGGCAGATTACTAAAAATCGTTTGTAACCTCTTTGACCATCGACATATTTGGCAATGTAGCCAGTTTTGTTAGTTCCTTTGGGCGATCGCAAACAGATTAATTTTGCACTTTCGGGAATATCTAGATCGGCTAAATATCTTTGACTGATGGTTACTGACTCATCCTTTAAGGCTTTGTGCTGCAAGCCTAAGAACTCATACCAGCTAATTTCTTTGATTCCGTCGATGCTGTCGAGTTCGTCGATGTCCTGATGTTTGGTTTTAGAGAATTGTCCATACCATGCGACGCGCATCTCATAGCCGAGTTGCATAGCAAGTCTGTATGTATTGCTATAGGTATTCATCACATGAGGATTTTGTAGCGCCCCTGCATCAGGACATAGGAGCAAATAGGGTTTAATCCCTTGCTCTAATTCAATTAGTTTTAATGCTTGCTCAAACTGTTCTGGACATCCTGCAAAGTTACCTGATGCCATACCAAGGCAGATATGACCTACTTTGTCAGCAGCAATAGAGGGTTTTAAATATCCCTCAATACCGCCTACAACTCCTTTTCTAATCAGGTTTTGAGGACGGTAAACTCCCATCGGTAGCTCACCATTAGGTAAGTGAGCAGTTGCGCCATCAGGATTATTTTTTGTCTTGGATGTCAACCAAGGGTATTTATTCCCGTCGATTGGCTCAAATACTCGATATTGACTACCAACTATTAAGCCGTCGATGTTTGGTATCGGTACTAAGTACCCATCAGTCATGACGTTTAATTTGTTGCCTTTACCGATAACCCCTGCTAATTGGGTTGTCATGGCATGGCGCAAAGGATGCCATTGTCCGACGGATGCAAATAACATCCGCTCGATCTGCTCAGCATTTAAACCACGTCGAGATAAGTCTGCTAGGGTGCGATCATCTACATGCTTACCATGTGGCAACTGATTAATTAATTTTCGATATTCGCGATCCCGTTCAATGAGGTTTAAGGATGCCTCATGCTTCTGTTTGGTGATTAAATCACGCTCTACTTTTTGGGCTTTGTAGACTCGTTTAGCATCGTTGCTATGGGTTTGTCCGTTGTCTTCGGCATAGACACCCCATAACCCATCTTTGGACGCATGAAGATATTTATAGCCTGATATCTCGATTAGTCCGTCTGGACTATTCATACAAAGTGAAATTTTATCGACGATCCGACACTTGCCTGTGTTGTCGTCGCAAATAGGGCAAATTAAACCCTTTTTAGTGGAGGTGAATTTACTCATTCACACCCCCCGCAATGCCTACGCGATCGCAGATATCAGCAATCATTGACAATTCTCGATCTGTTGCCCTGCCCTGATAGCGAGTTGCAAGGCGGCTTAAGGCTGTAATTTCGTAATCTTTGAGTTGATGGTCAAACTCGAAGACAAGGCGATCACATAAGTGGATTAATTCTTTGCTACTCATGGCGATCGCCCTCACTTGCTACAAGGTAGCG contains:
- a CDS encoding plasmid replication protein, CyRepA1 family; this encodes MNSPDGLIEISGYKYLHASKDGLWGVYAEDNGQTHSNDAKRVYKAQKVERDLITKQKHEASLNLIERDREYRKLINQLPHGKHVDDRTLADLSRRGLNAEQIERMLFASVGQWHPLRHAMTTQLAGVIGKGNKLNVMTDGYLVPIPNIDGLIVGSQYRVFEPIDGNKYPWLTSKTKNNPDGATAHLPNGELPMGVYRPQNLIRKGVVGGIEGYLKPSIAADKVGHICLGMASGNFAGCPEQFEQALKLIELEQGIKPYLLLCPDAGALQNPHVMNTYSNTYRLAMQLGYEMRVAWYGQFSKTKHQDIDELDSIDGIKEISWYEFLGLQHKALKDESVTISQRYLADLDIPESAKLICLRSPKGTNKTGYIAKYVDGQRGYKRFLVICHRSQLTQQLGHRLGLRTHYELENATGDIKAAIATEISLFGMVTTWDSLHKINPDDWKDCEIILDEAEQSIWHLLNSTTDIESRRVDTIAMFTQLLQECDRTWLLDADLTNTAIEFASGLINRPDFEPYIVLNNYLFEEPWNVTIYSDNAPTGLQQKLFEYLGIGKKCILHLDSQKRKGRYSGVNIERMVNKQYPHLKTLLIDSHTVQNPNHPAYRILTDANICDRLSGYDLVICTPTIETGVSIDAKGLFDAVFGIFHGVVSADSVRQALARYREPVERHIWAKTYSRISGDPDYKQTLTRQSKALRAHFRELRDADLGHIDVNPFPVALTTWAKMQARVKSDAIRFRDAIIDGLKADGHIIQDAETMDALDIKNLAEAMTANRDESYSEECGAIAEQITIDDDRAQQIEDSKSRTDDHEYQLRKWKLIKSYGVEVTPELVQLDDDGLYKKLRLFYFLTDGKQYLKPRDKSKLSNLLNSKRQLWQPTANRALLIGQLDLLKKLDIVNVLTQPDREYRGTDADLVKFKKRVFKKRYELKTMFGIKINPDAGAIAISNQLLSILGLKLNQVDRDKLADGKVGCRVYKFMPILATDIRYQILQNWLKVDAQKLAQKLAEVIDKSSTELDPPKIIIDTITDAGSDDVAIALDPIAQTTIKEDFQPMAIAPSAPKSPSAPSPNSKPSNKPTQPPKNVQLIDPYELRLRALQSGWDGSPYSLMQYA